CTGAACATACTGGCGGCGTTGTGCGGCTCGGCCGAGTACAGCAGGCGGAACATTTTGGCTACGGCCATCATCAGGTAGGCGCTCACCTCGGTGGTAAGGGCCTTGCTGTGGCACTGGCCGATCTTGGCGTACAGCACGTTCAGGCCGTTGGAGATCAGCTTTTTGTTCATGGTGGGCAGCACGCTGCCGTGGTAGATGTTGTCCTTCATCTTGTCCGGGTTCGGAAGGTCTTCTGCCGAGAGCATCATGCCGTTGCGCTCTGCACTGCGGCCCAGAAGATAATCGCAGGAAACATTATAATAGTCTGCCACGCGCACCACAAAGTCCAGGCCGCATTCGCGGATGCCTTTTTCGTAGTGGGACAGCAGCGCCTGCGAGACGCCAAGATCCTCGGCGGCCTGCTTCTGGGTGATGCCGCGTTCCTTGCGCAGCAGCTTGATGATACGGTTGAATTCCATGATTTTTGGCTCCTCAAAGTTCGATATAGGGGGACATCCTTGTTTTTGGTTTACAGCAGGTTGATTATACACAACGGAAAACCTTTTGTAAAGCAAGAAAAGTGACGATATTTTTCGTTGATTTTCGTCATTTTTGTCAAAAGACTTGCTCTGGACACCATATCTATGCTAAACTATAGGTATTAACGCATACATTTTGTGGCGTGCGCGGGGCCGTAGCTGCCGCCAAAGAGCAAAAAATCTGGCAGACGACACGTTTTTCTGCCAGATTTTTTCTCCGCAGCGGGTTTTGCCGCCCGTTCCCGTGCCGCCGCACAGCGATAAAGAGAGGCACTATCCATGAAAACGTTCAAGCTTCATCTCATCCGCCACGGCATGACTGCAGGCAACCTGCAGGGCCTGTACATCGGCAGCGGCACCGACATCCCTCTGTGCGACGAGGGCCGCGCGCAGCTCAATGAGCTGAAAGAGCGGTTCGAGTATCCGCAGGTGGATACCGTGTTCTCCTCCCCGCTGCTGCGCGCGGTGGAAACAGCCAACATCCTGTTCCCGGATGCAAAGCACACCTTTACCGTGCACGACCTGCGGGAGGCCGGCTTTGGCAAGTTTGAGAACAAGCCGGTCAAGGAGCTGGTGCACGACGAGGACTTTAAAAAGTGGATCACCCCCGGCTCCGGCTATGTGCCCGAAGGCGCAGAGCCTACCGACCAGTTCCACGCCCGCTGCGCCGAAAGCCTGATGAAGCTGTTTGAGTATATGATCCGCATGGATGTGACCGAAGCAGCCTGTGTGACCCATGGCGGCGTGATCATGAGCATGCTCAGCCAGCGCGCCGTGCCCACCCGCCGCCCGGAGCAGTGGATGGCAGACCCCGGCTGCGGCTACACCGTGCAGACCGATGTGCAGCTGTGGATGCGGGACCGTCTGGTGGAAGCCATCGACATCGTGCCCTTTGGCTATGCCGATACCCTGCGCGGTCAGGCCGAAGCCGAGGAGAACGAAGCCTTTGAGTAAGGATTCGGTTACAGTTACGGCCCATCCCTTGACAGAAGCGGCGCAATCCTTTATTGTATAAGGGAACGATTATTTTAGGAGGAAGTTCCATGTCCCAGTCCATTTCCCGCCGGTCATTCCTGAAATGTGCCGGCTCCGGTGCGGTCAGCCTTGCGGCAGCGCTGCTCACCGGCGTACCTGCAGCGGCACAGCAGCCGCGTCTTGCAGGCGAACCTGCCCTGCTGGACGGCAAAGCTGCCGTGGAGCTGCTGGGCTATGCCCCTGCGCAGGAAATGGGCAATGTGCTGGTGTACCTCTCGGTGGAGAACCTCTCCGCATCCACCCTGCCGGTGGGCGCAAGCTATCTGCAGAGCCGTGAGGTGTGCACGCTTGGCGACCTGTACAGTATGGGCACCGGCGTTACCGCGGTGTGCGATGGCAAGCCGGTGCGCTGCGGCAGCTTTGCTGCGCCGCTCTACGGCGAGAACGCGGCGGATGCTTCGGTGTTCACCCTGAACCTGACGGCAGGCCGCGGCGCGCTGCTGCACTGCTTCTGCGCAGTGCCGGACAACTGGCAGACGCTGGAGCTGACCTATCACCCGGATTTCGCGGCGGGCCGCAGCGTGACCTTTACGGTCAACCGCAGCACTGACCACGCCGTGCTGGGCGTGGTGCCCACCTCTCCTGCCGAGGTCGGCAGCGTGGTGGATCTGTAACTCCTTCAGTCTCGCATACGCTCGACAGCTCCCTCGGAGAGGGAGCCTCTGGCGAAAAGGAAAACTTGGCCGTATTGCCAAAGCCTCCCTCCATGAGAAAGACTTCCCCCGGCCGGGACAGATTCTCCCCGCGCCGGGGAGAAATGTCACCGCAGGTGACAAAGAGAGGAGCAGATGTCACGCAAGTGACAAAAAAGGGAGCAGTGGCATCGCGTCAGCGATGACGGAAGGAGTTCCTGAACGTAATAAAAGACCATCTGAGATGCAGTTAAAAATGCCTCAGATGGTCTTTTTTTGTTTTGTCAATTCAGCACATTCTGCCCGGCGGAATCCAATACCGTCAGCTCCTGCCCGGTCACGCTGGAGACCAGCGCAATGTAGCTGCGTCCGGTGCGGATGCTCAGCGGCCTGCCGTCGGCATCGTAAAAGGCAAAGGTGGAGTCTGTGCCCTGCGTCCATGTGATGTGCCACAGCTGGCTGCCGTTCAGCCAGACACCGCCGCCAAGGGACAGGTCGTAGTCCAGCGTGGTGCCGTCGTCCCGCAGGCTGGAAGCGGAGTAAAGGACCAGCAGATTGTCGAATTGCGCCTGCGCGCCGGTGTTGGCATCCAGCTGGGCGGTGCCGTCGGCGCGGAGCATCCCGTAGGTGCCGCTGGCCGCATCGTAGGCAAAGCCGGTGGTGCTTTGGGGCGCAAAGTTGATCTGCACCTGTTCGGCATCCCGGGAACCGGGCTCCGGCAGGCGGGGCTCTTTGGCCTGCGGCAGCAGGGCGGGCAGAGCGGAAATGGCAGAGCTGTCCTCGGCAGTGCTGGCCGAGGAGGAAGCGCTGCTGCCGTGGTCGCCCAATGCGCCGGAAAGGTTCAGGCTGCCCAGCACGGAAGCGACCTCCCCGCCGCTGGTATGCCACAGCGGCGCGCCGCTCCAGACATCATCGCAGGAAAAGGCGTTGCGGCCCACTTCCAGCGCGTCCACGGCCCGCAGGTTATAATAATCCAGATAGTTGCGGGCAAACTGCCCTGCACCCCGCTGGATGGGCAGTACTTCCTGCCCGCTGAGCAGCCGCCAGTAAAGGTCCTGCCCAAGGGTCACTGGGCCGACGGTTGGCATAGCCGATACCGAAGGATAAGCCAAGCACAGGCTGGTGGGCTGGCCGCTCTCGGTCAGGGCTTCCAGCACCACCGATGCGCTGCCAATGCCCCACTGTGTGGTGCTGGAAGCGGCGTTGTCGATCACCACGGCAGCGGTGCGTTCGCCGGGATACTGCAGCTCCTGCCCGGTCAGCGGGTCGGTGGGCGCTGCACTGTCCGGGGCAGTGGGGCCGGACAGTGCACACCCGCACAGCAGGGCTGTGCACAGCACCGCCGTGCCAAGGGCCAGATTCCAGATGCGTTTCATGCGGTTCCCTCGTTACTGATAGCTGAAGCTGGACCACTCGTCGTCGTCCACGATGGCAAGATAGGTCTTGCCGCGGTTGAAAAGCATCTGCGCACCGGTCTTGTCGTAGACCAGCAGCGGATGCTCAGGCGAAGCCTTTTCCCAGCGGCCATGCTGTACAGCGCCGCGGCTGAAATAATAGGCATCGCCGCCGGAGATGTAGCTTACCTGCTGCACATCGCCGGAGTCGCCGGAATAGCGCTCGATGGGAGCAAAGCAGACCAGCAGATTGTCA
Above is a genomic segment from Faecalibacterium taiwanense containing:
- a CDS encoding helix-turn-helix domain-containing protein, with amino-acid sequence MEFNRIIKLLRKERGITQKQAAEDLGVSQALLSHYEKGIRECGLDFVVRVADYYNVSCDYLLGRSAERNGMMLSAEDLPNPDKMKDNIYHGSVLPTMNKKLISNGLNVLYAKIGQCHSKALTTEVSAYLMMAVAKMFRLLYSAEPHNAASMFSIDPIRWRGCSDAVMRMSEANVEALLDGQDVNGGEGVKDPACLTMTTESLTREFPLYTPSLLNLVKTSETHVKGLTHEG
- a CDS encoding histidine phosphatase family protein, whose product is MKTFKLHLIRHGMTAGNLQGLYIGSGTDIPLCDEGRAQLNELKERFEYPQVDTVFSSPLLRAVETANILFPDAKHTFTVHDLREAGFGKFENKPVKELVHDEDFKKWITPGSGYVPEGAEPTDQFHARCAESLMKLFEYMIRMDVTEAACVTHGGVIMSMLSQRAVPTRRPEQWMADPGCGYTVQTDVQLWMRDRLVEAIDIVPFGYADTLRGQAEAEENEAFE
- a CDS encoding Tat pathway signal sequence encodes the protein MSQSISRRSFLKCAGSGAVSLAAALLTGVPAAAQQPRLAGEPALLDGKAAVELLGYAPAQEMGNVLVYLSVENLSASTLPVGASYLQSREVCTLGDLYSMGTGVTAVCDGKPVRCGSFAAPLYGENAADASVFTLNLTAGRGALLHCFCAVPDNWQTLELTYHPDFAAGRSVTFTVNRSTDHAVLGVVPTSPAEVGSVVDL
- a CDS encoding DUF3048 C-terminal domain-containing protein, producing MKRIWNLALGTAVLCTALLCGCALSGPTAPDSAAPTDPLTGQELQYPGERTAAVVIDNAASSTTQWGIGSASVVLEALTESGQPTSLCLAYPSVSAMPTVGPVTLGQDLYWRLLSGQEVLPIQRGAGQFARNYLDYYNLRAVDALEVGRNAFSCDDVWSGAPLWHTSGGEVASVLGSLNLSGALGDHGSSASSSASTAEDSSAISALPALLPQAKEPRLPEPGSRDAEQVQINFAPQSTTGFAYDAASGTYGMLRADGTAQLDANTGAQAQFDNLLVLYSASSLRDDGTTLDYDLSLGGGVWLNGSQLWHITWTQGTDSTFAFYDADGRPLSIRTGRSYIALVSSVTGQELTVLDSAGQNVLN